In a single window of the Hoyosella subflava DQS3-9A1 genome:
- a CDS encoding enoyl-CoA hydratase/isomerase family protein, with protein MDGKESVVVHLTSEFTASGARFAVVTIDNPPLNLFSRPVFAQMIEHLESLRADPPRAVLIEAAGKVVSGGVDVQVFEGLDATAGSELWEELFGRIIHPIEELPCPVVFAAHGLTLTAAFEIALACDLIVASPGAKFGLVETVVGLTPSMGGPQRLAERAGSGRARELVMTADLYPADTLLAWGVVNKVEDDVATAARTLAEKLADGPTRAHRATKRIVAAWRSGGVQHADALTPDISGELFETEDLRAAVQSFLTQGPGKASFSGR; from the coding sequence ATAGACGGCAAAGAGAGCGTCGTTGTTCATTTGACCTCAGAGTTCACTGCTAGCGGTGCGCGATTCGCCGTAGTCACCATCGACAATCCGCCGCTGAACTTGTTCAGCCGGCCGGTGTTCGCGCAGATGATCGAGCACCTTGAGTCCTTGCGGGCGGATCCACCTCGCGCTGTACTCATCGAGGCTGCCGGAAAGGTCGTCTCGGGCGGGGTTGACGTGCAAGTGTTTGAGGGACTTGACGCGACTGCCGGATCGGAGCTTTGGGAAGAACTGTTTGGCAGAATCATTCATCCCATCGAGGAGCTTCCCTGCCCGGTTGTTTTCGCAGCTCACGGTCTTACCTTGACGGCCGCCTTCGAGATCGCTCTTGCTTGCGACCTCATCGTCGCGTCGCCCGGCGCGAAGTTCGGTCTAGTTGAGACGGTGGTAGGACTCACGCCGTCGATGGGCGGTCCCCAGCGACTCGCGGAGCGTGCCGGATCGGGCCGGGCGCGTGAACTCGTCATGACGGCCGACTTGTACCCCGCGGATACGTTGCTGGCCTGGGGAGTTGTCAACAAGGTCGAAGACGACGTGGCCACTGCGGCGCGCACACTCGCTGAAAAACTCGCTGACGGTCCAACGCGCGCTCACCGCGCGACCAAACGGATCGTGGCGGCGTGGCGCTCTGGCGGTGTTCAGCATGCCGACGCGCTAACACCAGATATCTCGGGTGAGCTGTTTGAGACTGAGGACCTCCGGGCTGCGGTTCAGAGTTTTCTGACCCAGGGACCAGGTAAGGCATCATTCTCCGGGCGGTAG
- a CDS encoding acyl-CoA dehydrogenase family protein, whose protein sequence is MNRTLFGPDHQAFRESAREFVHRYVAPRSEELIEDKALPRDIWLAAGESGLLGLEIPEAYGGSEAGDFRFNAVFAEELARHSAALASCFGIHTDICAPYLVELTTDEQKQRWLPGFCSGEIVTAIGMTEPSGGSDLAALKTTAVRDGSDWILNGSKTFITNGYSADLVIVAARTDPAKKARGITLFGVESGMAGFERGRKLDKVGQPESDTAELFFDAVRVPQANIIGETDNGFIHMMQMLPQERLSASVASTAHAVAIYEETLEYTKERKAFGQPIGKFQHNKFLLAEILTKLEVTQAYIDQCVDAHTRRELTPVDAAKAKWWSAAIQNEVLDHCVQLYGGYGFMREYRVARAWMDARVTRIWAGTDEIMKELIGRDLGL, encoded by the coding sequence ATGAACCGCACCCTCTTCGGCCCCGACCACCAGGCCTTTCGTGAATCTGCCCGGGAGTTCGTGCACAGGTACGTAGCGCCGCGCAGTGAAGAACTCATCGAGGACAAGGCTCTTCCGCGCGATATCTGGCTTGCTGCGGGGGAATCTGGCCTCCTAGGTCTCGAGATACCTGAGGCCTACGGAGGCAGTGAAGCTGGAGACTTTCGGTTCAATGCGGTCTTTGCAGAGGAACTCGCTCGCCACAGCGCCGCGCTGGCATCGTGTTTCGGCATTCACACCGATATCTGCGCGCCTTATCTCGTCGAATTGACTACGGACGAGCAGAAGCAGCGGTGGCTGCCAGGCTTCTGTTCGGGTGAAATTGTCACTGCGATCGGTATGACTGAGCCGTCGGGAGGTTCTGACCTCGCCGCGCTCAAGACCACAGCAGTTCGGGACGGATCAGACTGGATCCTCAACGGCTCGAAGACGTTCATCACCAACGGGTACAGTGCCGACCTAGTGATCGTTGCGGCGCGTACAGATCCTGCGAAGAAAGCTCGCGGAATCACGCTTTTCGGCGTGGAATCGGGAATGGCTGGCTTCGAACGGGGGCGGAAACTCGACAAGGTTGGCCAGCCCGAGTCGGACACTGCCGAACTGTTCTTTGACGCTGTTCGGGTGCCACAGGCGAACATCATCGGCGAGACCGATAATGGCTTCATCCACATGATGCAGATGCTCCCCCAGGAACGCCTCAGCGCGAGTGTAGCGAGCACCGCGCACGCCGTCGCGATCTACGAGGAGACGCTCGAATACACCAAGGAACGAAAGGCGTTCGGACAGCCGATTGGCAAGTTCCAGCACAACAAATTCCTGCTTGCGGAGATTCTCACGAAGCTCGAAGTGACGCAAGCGTACATCGATCAATGTGTAGACGCCCACACGCGACGCGAACTCACTCCTGTTGACGCTGCGAAAGCAAAGTGGTGGTCGGCCGCGATACAAAATGAAGTCCTCGATCATTGTGTACAGCTCTACGGCGGATACGGCTTCATGCGGGAGTATCGCGTTGCGCGCGCGTGGATGGACGCACGGGTGACGCGGATCTGGGCGGGAACCGACGAGATAATGAAGGAACTCATCGGCCGCGACCTAGGGCTATAA
- a CDS encoding GNAT family N-acetyltransferase, with amino-acid sequence MDAATEHAASILKVAWARSLGIGDRDIAAERTHVLIPEITREMTFLNLFGASVFLGPEWAVERAAKLSNEALGSERGLLEVAKDRAAHRARAETILFTPDYLPPPSMHPSQAPLISREREMAERLERLCPPDDVAAADLDEQTHWFTLLEETMDPVACAAYREWQGFVANMTALTVADARRQGYAKTVALIATNVALDEGLVPQWRAHRTNTSAWHLAEALGFHRIGVLATVSFG; translated from the coding sequence ATGGACGCCGCTACAGAACACGCCGCCTCGATCCTCAAGGTCGCCTGGGCTCGCTCGCTTGGAATAGGTGACCGCGACATCGCGGCAGAACGAACGCACGTCTTGATACCTGAAATCACGCGGGAAATGACTTTTCTCAATCTCTTCGGAGCGAGCGTGTTTCTTGGCCCGGAGTGGGCGGTGGAGAGGGCCGCAAAGTTGTCGAACGAGGCACTGGGCAGCGAGCGCGGGCTACTCGAAGTCGCGAAAGACCGAGCTGCTCACCGGGCGCGTGCGGAGACAATTCTCTTCACACCCGATTACCTGCCCCCACCGTCGATGCACCCAAGTCAAGCTCCGCTTATCTCACGTGAGCGTGAAATGGCTGAGCGGCTCGAACGCCTATGCCCGCCTGACGATGTCGCCGCCGCCGATCTCGATGAACAGACCCACTGGTTCACACTCCTGGAAGAAACTATGGACCCCGTTGCCTGTGCGGCCTACCGGGAATGGCAGGGATTTGTGGCCAACATGACTGCGCTCACCGTTGCGGATGCCCGTAGGCAGGGCTACGCGAAGACGGTCGCTCTCATCGCCACAAACGTCGCACTAGACGAGGGCCTCGTGCCGCAATGGAGGGCACATCGCACCAACACCAGCGCCTGGCACCTAGCGGAAGCGTTGGGTTTCCATCGGATCGGCGTGCTTGCGACTGTGTCGTTCGGCTGA
- a CDS encoding nucleoside hydrolase → MERRAVLVDTDAGVDDAVALALLLSDPQIEIVGISTTQGNCSAEQAAMNVGRVLECAGVRDIPIAVGRQGPHDLPPSPHGRDGFGDLRSRMPSASSASLVSHGGDGDAGAFIARIGASRPGEVSLLALGPLSNLAGALELDRNALRNFRSVVVSGGMGLDDEVAAVRVRYPQFVDKGDTNTFIAPQAAARVAAAPGVFVWAGMNVTGLFRFSASEFFSRGSADGTPEPVPELLRAIHGKYVRYCSEYYGSREPIFTAHDGVAAAILAEPSVIRRSAVGVPYVTSQPRPALWGRRAVPPESGHQFVTALNEPGIHSRIRAVFGGSTNRASTV, encoded by the coding sequence GTGGAACGCCGCGCTGTGCTCGTCGACACTGACGCCGGGGTAGACGACGCGGTAGCACTGGCGTTGTTGCTTTCTGATCCGCAGATTGAGATTGTCGGCATAAGTACAACGCAGGGAAACTGCTCAGCGGAGCAGGCCGCAATGAATGTCGGGCGGGTCCTTGAATGCGCGGGGGTCCGCGACATTCCCATCGCGGTCGGACGGCAGGGGCCGCATGACCTTCCCCCCTCCCCGCACGGTCGAGATGGGTTTGGCGACCTGCGATCCAGAATGCCGTCAGCCTCCAGCGCTTCCCTTGTTTCTCACGGTGGCGACGGTGACGCTGGTGCGTTCATCGCTCGAATTGGCGCAAGCCGGCCAGGCGAAGTCTCACTACTCGCGCTCGGACCGCTGAGTAACCTGGCGGGCGCTCTGGAACTCGACCGCAATGCACTGCGCAACTTCCGCAGCGTCGTCGTTTCCGGTGGGATGGGACTTGACGACGAGGTTGCCGCCGTCAGAGTCCGTTACCCGCAATTCGTCGACAAAGGAGACACCAACACGTTCATCGCCCCCCAGGCCGCAGCTCGGGTGGCTGCCGCGCCCGGCGTCTTCGTTTGGGCAGGAATGAACGTCACCGGGCTGTTTCGGTTTTCTGCCTCGGAGTTCTTCTCCCGCGGATCCGCGGATGGGACCCCGGAGCCGGTACCTGAGCTACTCCGCGCGATCCACGGAAAGTACGTCCGGTACTGCAGCGAGTACTACGGCAGCAGGGAACCGATATTCACCGCTCATGATGGCGTCGCGGCAGCGATCCTCGCGGAGCCTTCAGTTATACGGAGAAGTGCTGTCGGCGTCCCGTATGTCACTTCGCAGCCAAGACCCGCGCTCTGGGGACGACGGGCGGTGCCCCCGGAGTCCGGCCACCAATTCGTCACCGCGTTGAACGAACCTGGAATCCATAGCCGAATTCGCGCGGTGTTCGGGGGCAGCACGAACCGCGCGAGTACAGTGTAA
- a CDS encoding glutathione S-transferase family protein — protein sequence MSENDRLGSYVETGKEFTRDMRYIATRITEDGRDGFPVEPDRYRLVAARACPWANRAVIVRRLLGLEDAISLGLCGPVHDARSWTFDLDPGGVDPVLGIPRLQDAYFARFPEYDRGITVPAVVDVPTGQVVTNDFPQMTIDFSSEWRAHHRPGAPDLYPESHRDEIDEVMELVFRDVNNGVYRCGFAGSQESYDKAYARLFDRLDWLESRLAGQRFLVGETITEADVRLFTTLIRFDAVYHGHFKCNEKKLTEYPALWAYTRDLYQTPGFGDTIDFGQIKDHYYIVHTDINPTKIVPQGPALHSLSTAHHREELGGRPFGDGTAPPPVRPDETPPAVT from the coding sequence ATGAGCGAGAACGACCGCCTCGGAAGTTACGTCGAGACCGGCAAGGAATTCACCCGTGACATGCGCTATATCGCCACGCGCATTACCGAGGACGGTCGTGACGGCTTCCCCGTGGAGCCTGACCGCTACCGCCTCGTGGCTGCTCGTGCGTGCCCGTGGGCAAACCGCGCGGTTATCGTGCGGCGCCTTCTTGGGCTAGAAGACGCCATCTCGCTGGGCCTTTGCGGGCCCGTACATGATGCGCGGAGCTGGACGTTCGACCTCGATCCTGGTGGCGTCGACCCTGTCCTCGGCATCCCGCGTCTGCAGGACGCTTACTTCGCCAGGTTTCCTGAGTACGACCGCGGGATCACGGTTCCCGCGGTTGTGGACGTACCAACGGGCCAAGTCGTCACGAATGATTTCCCTCAGATGACGATTGACTTCTCGAGTGAATGGCGGGCACATCACCGCCCTGGTGCCCCTGACCTCTACCCCGAGTCTCACCGTGACGAGATCGATGAGGTGATGGAACTTGTCTTCCGGGACGTCAATAACGGTGTGTACCGGTGTGGCTTCGCCGGAAGTCAAGAGTCGTACGACAAGGCATACGCCCGGTTGTTCGACCGTCTGGACTGGCTCGAGTCCCGACTGGCTGGCCAGCGCTTTCTGGTCGGCGAGACCATCACAGAGGCAGACGTACGGCTGTTCACCACCCTCATTCGCTTCGACGCGGTGTATCACGGTCACTTCAAATGCAACGAAAAGAAGCTCACCGAGTATCCGGCGCTCTGGGCGTATACCCGAGACCTTTACCAGACGCCCGGTTTCGGTGACACCATCGACTTCGGCCAAATCAAGGACCACTACTACATCGTTCACACAGACATCAATCCCACGAAAATCGTGCCTCAGGGCCCGGCACTGCACTCATTGTCCACCGCCCACCACCGAGAGGAACTCGGTGGCAGACCCTTCGGCGATGGCACCGCTCCACCTCCGGTCCGCCCGGATGAGACACCGCCTGCAGTCACCTGA
- a CDS encoding ABC transporter ATP-binding protein: MHELSSPPAPTGWLRRLIAQCLRHPRLVAGALGATFIATAIEVAVPLITKLVVDEAMAGNTAVVGIAAAALAAMAVVRFGGQFLRRMLAGKLSLDVQHDLRLELLATLQRLDGKKQDELSTGQVVSRSISDLQQLQGLLAMAPLSAGAVLQFLLSLGAMAYLSIPLTLAVVAVAPAIWLTVRHYRQRLYAATWAAQQSGADVAQHVEETVTGVRIVKGFGQEQRMVQVLRTLGRKLYGERMRAARINARFTPTMSTIPQLGLVCVIAAGGVLAFRGTITIGTFLAFAAYLTAMTGIARLLSGLIVTAQLSRAAVERVFDLIDTEPHLADPHHPREVPAGALGIEFRDVNFGFSPEARVLSGLSLRVQPGECLAIVGRPGSGKSALAQLIPRFYAPESGSIELYNDSGRVSVEDVRTAELRQHVALAFDEPFLFSDTIASNIALSEPDATVESIREAAEHAQASEFIDTLPDGYDTHVGERGLTLSGGQRQRIALARALYARPRLLVLDDATSAVDSVTESKILERLRNGVEPRTTITVAHRKSSLRVADRIAVLDAGRIVDVGTEDELIARCELFRTLMDTELSEKESIAARPALQPTDTPAQVPQPASLWTRKPESVYLNTPASRPELVDALAGLPDVCDAPPPDEREGTEPDREFRLTRTLRPVRALLALAVGLLAVDAATTMLLPTAARIAIDNGVLNDRPEMIWWSVGAGVALVATGWIAASIMILVTARAGERVLYNLRVRTYSHLQRLGMDYYEREQSGRIMTRMTTDIDALSSFLQTGLATAVVSVLMLFGVTTALLVTDLTLAGIALVMLPLLIAATVVFRRISSAAYTQARERISVVNADFQENIAGLRTSQAYNREEHAAQRFSHRAERYRRSRMRAQRAIAVYFPGIALLSDLALAVVLFVGAYRIAEGTTSPGVLVAFVLYLGLLFSPIQQLSQVFDGYQQARVGLRRISDLLRTQESVSAAPVGRGRAIGTSTQGDFSFEDVAFTYGGAGEPVLRGVSVNLPAGSTTALVGPTGAGKSTLVKLLARFYDPTAGAVRADGQDIREFALSEYRGKIGIVPQEPHLFTGDVASNIAFARPDAPPGAIEHAAAEVGAIEMISRLPYGMHEPIGEGGRGLSSGERQLIALARAALAAPDLMLLDEATASLDPATENLVLRASERLLSTRTSVVVAHRLETAARADRILVVDHGAIVEAGTHEELRRCGGTYANLWESAQSRPGGLTVRRQCDRGVGNHPVALRD; this comes from the coding sequence ATGCACGAACTATCGAGTCCACCAGCACCGACGGGGTGGCTGCGGCGTCTCATCGCTCAGTGCTTGCGGCATCCCCGGCTGGTCGCAGGTGCGCTCGGGGCTACGTTCATCGCCACGGCTATCGAAGTTGCGGTCCCACTCATCACGAAACTGGTTGTCGATGAGGCGATGGCCGGAAACACAGCAGTTGTCGGCATCGCGGCAGCGGCACTCGCTGCCATGGCCGTCGTTCGATTCGGTGGACAGTTCCTGCGACGGATGCTTGCAGGGAAGTTATCGCTCGACGTCCAGCACGATTTGCGACTCGAACTGCTTGCAACGCTGCAGCGGCTGGATGGCAAGAAACAAGATGAGCTCAGCACCGGTCAGGTTGTTTCCCGATCTATCAGCGATCTCCAGCAGCTCCAGGGGCTGCTGGCGATGGCACCGTTGTCCGCGGGCGCCGTTTTGCAGTTCCTGCTTTCTCTCGGCGCGATGGCCTATTTGTCGATTCCGCTCACCCTGGCAGTCGTCGCAGTGGCACCGGCAATCTGGCTGACTGTGCGGCACTACCGCCAGCGGCTGTACGCAGCGACATGGGCGGCGCAGCAGAGCGGCGCCGACGTCGCCCAGCACGTTGAGGAAACCGTCACCGGGGTCCGGATCGTCAAAGGTTTCGGTCAAGAACAGCGCATGGTTCAGGTACTGCGCACCCTCGGCCGGAAGCTGTATGGGGAACGCATGCGCGCGGCACGAATCAATGCTCGCTTCACCCCCACGATGTCCACCATCCCTCAACTTGGTCTGGTATGTGTCATCGCCGCCGGCGGTGTCCTGGCTTTCCGCGGCACCATCACGATCGGCACGTTCCTCGCCTTCGCCGCCTACCTCACCGCAATGACCGGGATTGCCCGCCTGTTGTCCGGACTGATCGTCACCGCGCAGCTGTCGCGCGCAGCAGTTGAGCGAGTCTTCGACTTGATCGACACTGAGCCTCACCTCGCCGACCCGCACCACCCCCGTGAGGTCCCGGCGGGTGCACTCGGGATCGAGTTCCGGGACGTGAACTTCGGGTTCAGCCCTGAGGCCCGCGTGTTGTCCGGGTTGTCGCTGCGCGTTCAGCCTGGCGAGTGTCTAGCCATCGTAGGACGCCCGGGCTCGGGCAAATCCGCCTTGGCTCAGCTCATTCCGCGTTTCTACGCACCTGAGAGCGGTTCGATCGAGCTCTACAACGACTCAGGCCGTGTGAGCGTGGAGGACGTCCGAACAGCTGAATTGCGCCAGCACGTCGCCCTGGCGTTTGACGAGCCGTTCCTCTTCTCTGACACGATCGCGTCGAATATCGCGCTGAGCGAGCCTGACGCTACGGTCGAATCCATCCGCGAGGCCGCCGAACATGCGCAGGCAAGTGAGTTCATCGACACGCTGCCTGATGGATATGACACGCATGTGGGCGAGCGGGGGCTCACCCTGTCCGGTGGTCAGAGGCAGCGCATCGCTCTCGCTCGGGCGCTGTATGCCCGGCCCCGGCTACTCGTACTCGATGACGCAACGAGCGCAGTCGATTCAGTCACTGAATCAAAGATTCTCGAGAGGCTCCGGAATGGAGTAGAGCCTCGGACCACGATTACCGTGGCACATCGAAAGTCCTCGTTGCGCGTCGCGGACCGGATTGCGGTGCTCGATGCAGGTCGTATTGTCGATGTTGGCACAGAGGATGAGTTGATCGCCCGGTGCGAGCTCTTCCGGACTCTGATGGACACCGAGCTCTCCGAGAAAGAGAGCATCGCTGCACGCCCCGCACTCCAGCCGACAGATACACCTGCTCAAGTGCCTCAGCCTGCGTCTCTGTGGACGCGCAAACCCGAGTCGGTGTACCTCAATACCCCTGCATCCAGACCTGAACTCGTGGACGCGCTCGCGGGGCTGCCCGACGTGTGTGATGCGCCGCCCCCCGATGAACGAGAAGGAACCGAGCCAGACCGCGAATTTCGTCTCACGCGCACTCTGCGTCCGGTGCGGGCCTTACTCGCGCTCGCGGTGGGGCTCCTCGCCGTCGACGCCGCAACGACGATGCTCCTTCCCACGGCCGCCCGCATCGCGATCGACAACGGCGTGCTGAACGACCGTCCGGAAATGATCTGGTGGTCGGTCGGCGCCGGAGTCGCACTCGTCGCGACGGGCTGGATCGCTGCGAGCATTATGATTCTTGTCACTGCCCGCGCCGGCGAACGAGTGCTGTACAACCTTCGAGTGCGTACCTATTCGCACTTGCAGCGGCTCGGCATGGACTATTACGAGCGCGAGCAGTCTGGCCGCATCATGACGCGCATGACGACAGATATCGATGCATTGTCGTCCTTTTTGCAAACAGGCCTCGCCACAGCGGTTGTCAGCGTGCTCATGCTGTTCGGTGTCACAACAGCCCTGCTTGTGACAGATCTCACACTTGCTGGCATCGCGCTCGTTATGCTTCCGCTGCTCATTGCCGCCACTGTTGTCTTCCGGCGAATCTCTAGCGCCGCATACACCCAGGCTCGCGAGCGGATCTCCGTTGTGAATGCGGACTTCCAGGAAAACATCGCGGGGCTGCGCACCTCTCAGGCGTACAACCGCGAGGAACACGCTGCGCAGCGCTTCTCGCACCGGGCCGAACGGTACCGCCGCAGCCGTATGCGGGCGCAACGCGCAATTGCGGTGTACTTTCCCGGCATCGCGCTCCTCAGCGATCTCGCCCTAGCTGTGGTGCTGTTCGTGGGGGCTTACCGGATCGCCGAGGGCACGACATCACCGGGAGTTCTGGTTGCGTTCGTGCTCTACCTGGGGCTTTTATTCTCCCCTATTCAGCAGCTCTCCCAGGTCTTTGATGGATACCAGCAGGCCCGAGTAGGTTTACGTCGCATCTCGGACCTACTCCGGACGCAGGAGTCGGTCAGCGCCGCACCAGTCGGGCGTGGTCGCGCCATCGGAACAAGCACGCAGGGCGACTTCTCTTTCGAAGACGTTGCGTTTACCTACGGCGGCGCAGGCGAACCTGTCCTGCGTGGCGTCAGCGTCAATCTCCCCGCAGGATCTACGACCGCACTGGTTGGCCCTACTGGGGCGGGGAAATCCACGCTGGTAAAGCTGCTTGCCCGGTTTTACGACCCAACTGCTGGCGCGGTCCGGGCCGACGGACAGGACATCCGAGAGTTCGCTCTTAGCGAATATCGGGGCAAGATTGGAATTGTTCCGCAGGAGCCACACCTTTTTACTGGTGATGTCGCAAGCAATATTGCATTCGCCCGGCCCGACGCACCCCCAGGTGCCATCGAGCACGCAGCCGCAGAGGTGGGTGCGATCGAGATGATTTCGCGATTGCCGTATGGCATGCATGAACCTATTGGCGAAGGCGGCCGTGGGCTCTCCTCCGGCGAGCGCCAACTCATCGCGCTCGCGCGGGCGGCGCTCGCCGCACCCGATCTCATGCTCCTCGATGAAGCCACCGCTTCACTCGATCCTGCGACAGAGAATCTTGTATTGCGGGCAAGCGAACGGCTTTTGTCAACCCGGACATCGGTCGTTGTTGCGCACCGGCTCGAAACCGCCGCGCGTGCAGACCGCATACTTGTAGTTGACCACGGCGCAATCGTCGAAGCTGGCACACATGAGGAACTGCGGAGGTGCGGAGGAACCTATGCCAATCTGTGGGAATCCGCTCAATCGCGCCCCGGAGGCCTCACCGTCAGACGACAATGCGATCGGGGAGTCGGTAACCATCCCGTAGCACTGAGGGACTAG